One window of the Mytilus galloprovincialis chromosome 14, xbMytGall1.hap1.1, whole genome shotgun sequence genome contains the following:
- the LOC143058164 gene encoding uncharacterized protein LOC143058164, producing MTHQLFIQHRGTFILMFDGRKGLYTELEEYPQGNITAASILEHWINSVLTYCYKSDDKMPRIVFAASHSDKFPEDGKEKLALQFQKELTKMFSTHKFQEHIKYDEVFFINATDVNDLHIDRLKDTLVEIAFQQSTWGQRMPIVWVPLDLQISDMRADGVKLITRARLLEMNYSNNEFALSERRVEDFLLVQHSIGKLLFFDEPALRDFIVIQPTAMVNILRAFITDKMFWPKQRTIRNILETLSSAGVLKKSELFTLWSQQAFKDILTDTRSKEYMVHVLLHLDILVEPKRYTGMDTNIDSFLVPCIVKEKIPSQIQQNATSDRTICIAYRLKETELPSALSYKLIGAAISIWPLKRIDSRYCLFFQAAVMDADETNELHILVEGQRIVLYLVNKVSKQLISPDLATTTQECLTLALGRIIQFYSRCCGRQEYQSSPDLFELEVGEICRGETCFIPLTDAQSREHWRCKNGEMHETKCSLSWFFDKVSDV from the exons ATGACACATCAGTTATTCATTCAACACAGAGGAACATTTATTCTGATGTTCGATGGAAGAAAAGGCCTTTATACAGAATTGGAGGAATATCCACAAGGAAATATTACAGCAGCAT CCATTTTGGAACATTGGATTAATTCTGTATTGACCTACTGTTACAAAAGCGACGACAAAATGCCAAGAATTGTGTTTGCTGCCTCACATAGTGATAAGTTTCCGGAG GATGGAAAAGAGAAGCTTGCCCTACAATTCCAAAAGGAGCTGACGAAAATGTTCTCAACGCATAAATTTCAGGAACACATAAAATATGACGAAGTATTCTTTATAAATGCAACAGATGTCAACGACCTTCACATTGATCGGCTAAAGGATACATTAGTTGAAATTGCCTTCCAGCAGTCAACATGGGGACAAAGAATGCCCATTGTCTGGGTACCTCTTGATTTACAGATATCAGATATGAGAGCAGATGGAGTAAAACTGATTACGAGAGCAAGGCTTTTGGAGATGAACTATTCAAATAATGAATTTGCCCTGAGTGAGAGAAGAGTAGAAGATTTTCTACTTGTTCAACATTCAATAGGAAAGCTCTTGTTCTTTGATGAACCAGCTTTAAGAGATTTCATTGTCATTCAACCTACTGCAATGGTCAATATCCTGAGAGCCTTCATCACGGACAAAATGTTTTGGCCGAAACAAAGAACAATTCGAAATATTTTGGAGACTTTATCATCAGCTGGAGTATTGAAGAAATCAGAACTGTTTACTCTCTGGTCGCAACAAGCTTTCAAAGATATTCTGACGGATACCAGGTCAAAAGAATATATGGTACACGTGCTTCTTCATCTTGATATCCTAGTTGAACCGAAACGATACACAGGAATGGATACAAATATCGATTCATTCTTGGTACCATGCATCGTTAAAGAAAAGATACCCTCACAAATTCAGCAAAATGCAACAAGTGACAGAACAATTTGTATAGCATATCGTCTGAAGGAGACAGAGTTGCCATCTGCTTTGTCATACAAGCTGATAGGTGCTGCAATCAGCATCTGGCCTTTGAAAAGAATAGATTCACGCTACTGTCTCTTTTTTCAAGCTGCTGTTATGGATGCTGATGAAACAAACGAGCTTCACATTCTCGTCGAAGGACAAAGAATTGTTCTATATCTTGTAAATAAAGTTTCAAAGCAGCTTATATCACCAGATTTAGCAACAACTACTCAAGAGTGCCTGACTTTGGCATTAGGACGGATTATTCAATTCTACAGTCGCTGTTGTGGTAGACAAGAATACCAATCGTCTCCAGATCTGTTCGAGTTAGAGGTAGGAGAAATATGCAGAGGTGAAACGTGTTTCATACCTTTAACAGATGCACAAAGTCGAGAGCATTGGAGATGCAAGAACGGGGAAATGCATGAAACGAAATGTTCTTTGAGTTGGTTTTTTGATAAGGTTAGTGATGTTTGA
- the LOC143059544 gene encoding uncharacterized protein LOC143059544 translates to MTKTDYDDLNFRYFSNPMDFMLMGLFNWRDTEECNRSTTTFDKLLKALTAIESEHYLCQVHREDHSLVDKAERRLQDIPSDVVINGLTKENLIGDCVVHFGVELGLSIGNIKETMHNFPRNLNGQIHNLLVKWKTQKQHEKVKPTIYRLMVALKRVRAAEGLAFVKKSYGVE, encoded by the exons ATGACAAAAACAGATTATGATGACTTGAATTTCCGTTATTTCTCAAATCCAATGGATTTTATGCTGATGGGACTCTTTAATTGGAGGGATACAGAAGAATGCAACCGATCGACGACAACATTTGACAAACTTCTGAAAGCACTGACAGCTATTGAGAGTGAACACTATTTGTGTCAG gtaCATAGAGAGGACCATAGTTTAGttg ACAAAGCTGAACGTCGTCTACAAGACATTCCATCAGATGTTGTTATTAATGGTTTAACAAAAGAGAATCTGATAGGTGATTGTGTTGTACACTTTGGAGTTGAATTAGGTCTAAGTATCGGCAACATAAAGGAGACAATGCACAATTTCCCAAGGAATTTGAATGGACAAATACACAATCTGCTCGTGAAATGGAAAACCCAGAAACAACATGAGAAGGTGAAACCAACAATTTACCGGCTTATGGTAGCATTGAAACGTGTGAGAGCAGCTGAAGGCTTAGCTTTTGTGAAGAAAAGTTATGGTGTTGAGTAA